A stretch of the Anaeromyxobacter sp. genome encodes the following:
- a CDS encoding DUF2892 domain-containing protein, whose protein sequence is MNVENAVRLLAGSAILLSLALGVSESPVFVSGGFLWVTAFVGFNLAQSAVTGFCPAATILKAFGLKPAGHA, encoded by the coding sequence ATGAACGTCGAGAACGCCGTCCGCCTCCTCGCGGGCTCTGCCATCCTCCTCTCCCTGGCCCTCGGGGTGTCCGAGAGCCCGGTCTTCGTCTCGGGGGGCTTCCTCTGGGTCACCGCCTTCGTGGGGTTCAACCTGGCCCAGAGCGCCGTCACCGGCTTCTGCCCGGCCGCCACCATCCTGAAGGCCTTCGGGCTGAAGCCGGCCGGGCACGCCTGA
- a CDS encoding cystathionine gamma-synthase yields MATDPTHRFDTKAIHAGQAPDPTTGAVMTPVYLTSTYVQDGPGNHKGFEYSRTQNPTRFALEDCLAALEGARHGLCFASGLAATDCLLHLLEPGDHVLASDDVYGGTFRQFDKVFRRHGLEFSYVDMTDPANVARGLRPATRLVWIESPTNPMLKLVDLAAVAALARAHGARTVVDNTFATPFNQRPLELGIDLVTHSTTKYLNGHSDVVGGAILVSDEPLFERLRFLQNAVGAVASPFDSFLVLRGLKTLHLRMARHAENAAALATFLERHPQVEQVIYPGLPSHPQHALARRQMRTPGGMLAFTIRGGLPAATAFLKAVRVFACAESLGGVESLIEHPAIMTHASVPAEVRAALGIGDGFIRVSVGVEHLDDLLADLELGFRAARGA; encoded by the coding sequence ATGGCCACCGACCCGACCCACCGCTTCGACACCAAGGCCATCCACGCCGGCCAGGCGCCCGACCCCACCACCGGCGCGGTCATGACGCCGGTGTACCTGACCTCCACCTACGTGCAGGACGGGCCGGGCAACCACAAGGGCTTCGAGTACTCGCGCACCCAGAACCCCACCCGCTTCGCCCTGGAGGACTGCCTGGCGGCGCTGGAGGGGGCCCGCCACGGCCTGTGCTTCGCCTCCGGCCTGGCGGCCACCGACTGCCTGCTCCACCTGCTGGAGCCGGGCGACCACGTGCTGGCCTCCGACGACGTCTACGGCGGCACCTTCCGGCAGTTCGACAAGGTCTTCCGGCGCCACGGCCTGGAGTTCAGCTACGTGGACATGACCGACCCGGCCAACGTGGCGCGCGGCCTGCGGCCCGCCACCAGGCTGGTCTGGATCGAGAGCCCCACCAACCCCATGCTCAAGCTGGTGGACCTGGCCGCGGTGGCGGCGCTGGCCCGGGCCCACGGGGCCCGCACCGTGGTGGACAACACCTTCGCCACCCCGTTCAACCAGCGGCCGCTGGAGCTGGGCATCGATCTGGTGACCCACTCCACCACCAAGTACCTGAACGGCCACTCCGACGTGGTGGGCGGCGCCATCCTGGTGAGCGACGAGCCCCTCTTCGAGCGGCTCCGCTTCCTGCAGAACGCGGTGGGCGCGGTGGCCTCGCCCTTCGACTCCTTCCTGGTGCTGCGCGGCCTGAAGACCCTGCACCTGCGCATGGCACGCCACGCCGAGAACGCCGCCGCGCTGGCCACCTTCCTGGAGCGCCACCCGCAGGTGGAGCAGGTCATCTACCCGGGCCTGCCGTCCCACCCGCAGCACGCCCTGGCCCGGCGCCAGATGCGGACGCCCGGCGGCATGCTGGCCTTCACCATCCGCGGCGGCCTGCCGGCGGCCACGGCGTTCCTCAAGGCGGTGCGGGTCTTCGCCTGCGCCGAGTCGCTGGGCGGCGTCGAGAGCCTCATCGAGCACCCGGCCATCATGACCCACGCCAGCGTGCCGGCCGAGGTGCGGGCCGCGCTCGGCATCGGCGACGGCTTCATCCGGGTCTCGGTGGGCGTGGAGCACCTCGACGACCTGCTGGCCGATCTGGAGCTGGGCTTCCGGGCGGCGCGCGGCGCCTGA
- a CDS encoding pyridoxal-phosphate dependent enzyme: MSYHENVLSAIGRTPLVKLQKVVGPDDATVLVKLEFLNPGGSIKDRMALHIIEKAERAGLLRKGGTIVENTSGNTGVGVALAAAVKGYRCIFTMPDKMSKEKQDTLKALGAQVVVTPTNVPAESPESYYSVARRIAAETPNSFYVNQYHNPDNVEAHQTITAPEIWEQTGGRFDAFVAGVGTGGTMSGCGRFFKQKDPRIQNVGVDPVGSVYHSMFKTGKLSTPHVYKVEGIGEDMMCGAMDLSVLDDVRQVTDAQSFAMARRLAREEGLFAGGSSGAAVHVAAQLARELGRGKTIVVPLPDGGRSYISKFFSDEWMRDNGFPLADSGPSVATATVKDVLGERRGAVITTRRTDKVEVVVKKLKEHDVSQMPVVDEAGRVIGMIHEYDLLNFLVEGKHRLSEVVEPLVQPLQGAVGLDTPIGRLREIFNDDNVAVVREGDRVTGILTKIDLIDFLASRMR; this comes from the coding sequence ATGAGCTACCACGAGAACGTCCTCTCCGCGATCGGCCGCACCCCGCTGGTGAAGCTGCAGAAGGTGGTCGGCCCCGACGACGCCACCGTCCTCGTCAAGCTGGAGTTCCTCAACCCCGGCGGCTCCATCAAGGACCGCATGGCGCTGCACATCATCGAGAAGGCCGAGCGCGCCGGGCTGCTCCGGAAGGGCGGCACCATCGTGGAGAACACCTCGGGCAACACCGGGGTGGGGGTGGCGCTGGCCGCGGCGGTCAAGGGCTACCGCTGCATCTTCACCATGCCGGACAAGATGTCGAAGGAGAAGCAGGACACCCTGAAGGCCCTCGGCGCCCAGGTGGTGGTGACCCCCACCAACGTGCCGGCCGAGTCGCCCGAGAGCTACTACTCGGTGGCCCGGCGCATCGCCGCCGAGACCCCCAACAGCTTCTACGTGAACCAGTACCACAACCCCGACAACGTCGAGGCGCACCAGACCATCACCGCGCCGGAGATCTGGGAGCAGACCGGCGGCCGCTTCGACGCCTTCGTGGCCGGCGTCGGCACCGGCGGCACCATGAGCGGCTGCGGCCGCTTCTTCAAGCAGAAGGACCCGCGCATCCAGAACGTGGGCGTCGACCCGGTGGGCTCCGTCTACCACTCGATGTTCAAGACCGGGAAGCTCTCCACCCCGCACGTCTACAAGGTGGAGGGCATCGGCGAGGACATGATGTGCGGCGCCATGGACCTCTCGGTGCTCGACGACGTGCGCCAGGTGACCGACGCCCAGAGCTTCGCCATGGCGCGGCGGCTGGCCCGCGAGGAGGGCCTCTTCGCCGGCGGCTCCTCCGGCGCGGCGGTGCACGTGGCGGCGCAGCTGGCCCGCGAGCTGGGGCGCGGCAAGACCATCGTGGTGCCGCTGCCCGACGGCGGGCGCTCCTACATCTCCAAGTTCTTCTCCGACGAGTGGATGCGCGACAACGGCTTCCCGCTGGCCGACAGCGGCCCCAGCGTGGCCACCGCCACCGTGAAGGACGTGCTGGGCGAGCGGCGCGGCGCGGTCATCACCACCCGCCGCACCGACAAGGTCGAGGTGGTGGTCAAGAAGCTCAAGGAGCACGACGTCTCGCAGATGCCGGTGGTGGACGAGGCCGGGCGCGTCATCGGCATGATCCACGAGTACGACCTGCTCAACTTCCTGGTGGAGGGCAAGCACCGCCTCTCCGAGGTGGTGGAGCCGCTGGTGCAGCCGCTGCAGGGCGCGGTGGGGCTGGACACGCCCATCGGGCGGCTCCGCGAGATCTTCAACGACGACAACGTGGCGGTGGTGCGCGAGGGCGATCGGGTCACCGGCATCCTCACCAAGATCGACCTGATCGACTTCCTCGCCTCGCGCATGCGCTAG
- a CDS encoding class I SAM-dependent rRNA methyltransferase yields MNEPIVEVTRRGSERLEKGHLWIYRSDVAKAPGAQAGDVVAVVDGRRRFLAKAFWSATSQIALRIVTREEEAVDEPFLAGRLASARELRDRAFPGEGAWRMVHGEADLLPGLVVDRYGEVAVIQTLVPATERRKDVIADLLTASHGFTTVVERNDVRVRELEGLAQVKGVLRGPEPGPVEYREGEVRLTVDVLQGQKTGAFLDQRENHVRAGQYAQGRCLDCFSYAGGFALQLCRHAAEVTAVEMQPTASGLLRANAERNGAANLTLVEANAFDYLRDRSEEGPAWDLVVLDPPAFAKNKEALPAARRGYKEINLRALQILKPGGILITASCSYHLSEVMLEELLLDAARDAGREVQLLERRGAGRDHPVLLGVPETRYLKCLVARIP; encoded by the coding sequence ATGAACGAGCCCATCGTCGAGGTCACCCGCCGCGGCTCCGAGCGGCTCGAGAAGGGCCACCTCTGGATCTACCGGAGCGACGTGGCCAAGGCGCCGGGCGCGCAGGCCGGCGACGTGGTGGCGGTGGTGGACGGCCGGCGGCGCTTCCTGGCCAAGGCCTTCTGGTCGGCCACCTCGCAGATCGCGCTGCGCATCGTCACCCGCGAGGAGGAGGCGGTGGACGAGCCCTTCCTGGCTGGGCGGCTGGCCTCGGCGCGCGAGCTGCGCGACCGCGCCTTCCCGGGCGAGGGGGCCTGGCGGATGGTGCACGGCGAGGCCGACCTCCTGCCGGGGCTGGTGGTGGACCGCTACGGCGAGGTGGCGGTGATCCAGACGCTGGTGCCGGCCACCGAGCGGCGCAAGGACGTCATCGCCGACCTGCTCACCGCCTCCCACGGCTTCACCACCGTGGTGGAGCGCAACGACGTGCGGGTGCGCGAGCTGGAGGGGCTGGCCCAGGTGAAGGGGGTGCTGCGCGGCCCGGAGCCCGGGCCGGTGGAGTACCGCGAGGGCGAGGTGCGGCTCACGGTGGACGTGCTGCAGGGGCAGAAGACCGGCGCGTTCCTCGACCAGCGCGAGAACCACGTGCGGGCCGGGCAGTACGCCCAGGGGCGCTGCCTCGACTGCTTCAGCTACGCCGGCGGCTTCGCCCTGCAGCTGTGCCGCCACGCCGCCGAGGTGACCGCGGTGGAGATGCAGCCCACCGCGTCGGGGCTGCTGCGCGCCAACGCCGAGCGGAACGGCGCCGCGAACCTCACGCTGGTGGAGGCCAACGCCTTCGACTACCTGCGCGACCGCTCCGAGGAGGGACCGGCCTGGGACCTGGTGGTGCTCGACCCGCCGGCCTTCGCCAAGAACAAGGAGGCGCTGCCGGCGGCGCGGCGCGGCTACAAGGAGATCAACCTGCGGGCGCTGCAGATCCTGAAGCCCGGCGGCATCCTCATCACGGCCTCCTGCAGCTACCACCTCTCCGAGGTGATGCTGGAGGAGCTGCTGCTCGACGCGGCCCGCGACGCCGGCCGCGAGGTGCAGCTCTTGGAGCGGCGCGGCGCCGGGCGGGATCACCCGGTGCTGCTGGGGGTGCCGGAGACGCGGTACCTGAAATGCCTGGTGGCGCGGATTCCCTGA
- a CDS encoding DUF3365 domain-containing protein produces the protein MPPAHPTTLALASAALLALGCAASPAAGEAAAGAAATFDPAQAPPALAPAVARAEAAVKALQQRLARRLMEEMASAPGAVKVCRQEAPAIAAEVAAAEGLAVGRTSLRLRNPANAPRAWARPTLAGAAGKKAAELKAVAVDLGDRVGYLRPIGVATPCLKCHGPAEGITPGVVAALAEGYPTDQATGFAEGDLRGWFWAEVKKDAPRAQ, from the coding sequence ATGCCTCCCGCCCACCCCACCACGCTCGCCCTGGCCTCCGCCGCCCTGCTGGCGCTCGGCTGCGCCGCTTCGCCCGCCGCCGGCGAGGCCGCCGCCGGCGCCGCGGCCACCTTCGACCCGGCCCAGGCACCGCCCGCGCTGGCCCCCGCCGTGGCCCGCGCCGAGGCCGCCGTGAAGGCCCTGCAGCAGCGGCTGGCGCGCCGGCTCATGGAGGAGATGGCCAGCGCGCCGGGCGCGGTGAAGGTCTGCCGCCAGGAGGCGCCGGCCATCGCCGCCGAGGTGGCCGCCGCCGAGGGGCTTGCGGTGGGGCGCACCAGCCTGCGCCTGCGCAACCCGGCCAACGCCCCGCGCGCCTGGGCCCGGCCCACCCTGGCCGGCGCCGCCGGCAAGAAGGCGGCCGAGCTGAAGGCGGTGGCGGTGGACCTGGGCGACCGGGTGGGCTACCTGCGCCCCATCGGCGTGGCCACGCCGTGCCTCAAGTGCCACGGCCCGGCCGAGGGCATCACGCCGGGGGTGGTGGCGGCGCTCGCCGAGGGCTACCCCACCGACCAGGCCACCGGCTTCGCCGAGGGCGACCTGCGCGGCTGGTTCTGGGCCGAGGTGAAGAAGGACGCCCCCCGGGCCCAATGA
- a CDS encoding HNH endonuclease has protein sequence MVAHSLRLVLPSDAHAPEALAAPTFLVACEASAAWLAARPPQPLPPATLTDARALRDALAGLLSRERAAAADFLLALADFDQRRGWEVLGHSSLFTFLTRELHLSKGAAFLRFTAARLLPRFPAVEAPLRDGRLCLSTMGELARLLTLENQAELLPRFFGLSAREAKEVAAAISPLQDPPRREVVKIIPTQQPVASSGSSGSPAGGGLVRTSELLLAAAAPQPIPLLSAEQAAAPARGELVRTSELALSVTLPHPLPSGSMDWSGDPARVDLVRTSEPPRASVRPQPDEVEPLTADLRRLHLTVSRRLLEKVAAAKDGLAHALPGATTAQVLEAALDLLLEKQARRRALPAGARAGAQVASSVVQPSSAGNPTVPAGSASAPSDDDAMGSGAARSAAHPRSSVHHEAEGHANSADTASPKAPPNSPAAAAPAPHPRFIPAAVRREVWQRDGQRCQFPLDLGGTCGATHRLELDHLVPLALGGQATAANLRVVCARHNRYAARLALGPAAAAERGRQRARTEGPTCVGAERALISSTGRSRSDSTDDPSPRGGLSAAAGDPDWTHAE, from the coding sequence ATGGTCGCTCACTCCCTCCGCCTCGTCCTCCCCTCCGACGCCCACGCGCCGGAGGCGCTCGCCGCGCCCACCTTCCTAGTCGCCTGCGAGGCCTCCGCCGCCTGGCTCGCGGCCCGCCCGCCGCAGCCGCTGCCGCCCGCCACCCTCACCGACGCCCGCGCCCTGCGCGACGCCCTGGCCGGCCTCCTCTCCCGCGAGCGCGCCGCCGCGGCCGACTTCCTCCTGGCCCTGGCCGACTTCGACCAGCGGCGCGGCTGGGAGGTGCTCGGCCATTCCAGCCTGTTCACCTTCCTCACCCGGGAGCTTCACCTCTCCAAGGGCGCCGCCTTCCTCCGCTTCACGGCGGCCCGCCTCCTGCCCCGCTTCCCGGCCGTCGAGGCGCCGCTCCGGGACGGCCGGCTCTGCCTCTCCACCATGGGCGAGCTGGCCCGGCTACTGACCCTGGAGAACCAGGCCGAGCTGCTGCCCAGGTTCTTCGGCCTCTCCGCCCGGGAGGCCAAGGAGGTGGCGGCGGCCATCTCGCCGCTGCAGGACCCACCGCGCCGGGAGGTGGTGAAGATCATCCCGACGCAGCAGCCCGTCGCGAGCAGCGGATCGTCCGGTTCACCCGCTGGGGGTGGTCTGGTTCGGACGTCCGAACTCCTGCTGGCCGCCGCTGCGCCGCAGCCCATCCCACTACTGAGCGCAGAGCAGGCCGCAGCACCCGCTCGGGGCGAATTGGTTCGGACGTCCGAACTCGCACTGTCCGTGACGCTGCCGCATCCCCTGCCTTCCGGCAGCATGGACTGGTCCGGTGACCCCGCTCGGGTCGATCTGGTTCGGACGTCCGAACCACCGCGGGCCTCGGTGAGGCCGCAGCCGGATGAGGTCGAGCCCCTCACCGCCGACCTGCGCCGCCTCCACCTCACCGTCTCGCGCCGCCTCCTCGAGAAGGTCGCCGCTGCAAAGGACGGCCTCGCCCACGCGCTCCCCGGCGCCACCACCGCGCAGGTGCTGGAGGCCGCGCTCGACCTCTTGCTGGAGAAGCAGGCCAGGAGGAGGGCCCTACCCGCCGGCGCTCGCGCCGGCGCGCAGGTGGCGAGCAGCGTCGTGCAGCCGTCCAGCGCAGGCAATCCTACCGTCCCAGCGGGTTCAGCCTCCGCGCCGAGCGACGATGACGCCATGGGCTCCGGCGCCGCCAGGTCCGCCGCTCACCCCAGGTCCTCCGTCCACCACGAGGCGGAGGGTCACGCCAATTCCGCCGACACCGCCTCCCCGAAGGCCCCTCCAAACTCGCCAGCCGCCGCCGCCCCCGCACCCCACCCCCGCTTCATCCCCGCCGCCGTCCGGCGCGAGGTCTGGCAACGCGACGGCCAGCGCTGCCAGTTCCCGCTCGACCTCGGCGGCACCTGCGGCGCCACCCACCGGCTCGAGCTCGACCACCTCGTGCCGCTCGCCCTGGGCGGCCAGGCCACCGCGGCCAACCTCCGGGTGGTCTGCGCCCGCCACAACCGTTACGCCGCCCGGCTCGCGCTCGGGCCCGCCGCCGCGGCCGAGCGGGGGCGGCAGCGGGCCAGGACCGAGGGTCCAACTTGCGTGGGAGCCGAGCGCGCGCTGATCAGCTCGACGGGGAGGTCCAGGAGTGATTCCACTGACGATCCGTCTCCCCGGGGTGGCCTTTCCGCTGCGGCCGGCGATCCAGACTGGACCCACGCTGAGTGA
- a CDS encoding phosphotransferase, with amino-acid sequence MSQDHAATDPRVRAAVGRATGVDARALPVKRLAGHASMRSYWRVGAPPASWVVMVMPPGAGPEEVTKGGRPAVDPFVDVQGYLSRLGVRVPAILAFEEAAGLMVLEDLGDDMLETRLLAGDDRAALYGRAVDQLARLRAAAEAAPRGCLAFDRAFDEDLYRWELHHFREWLLEAWKGATLAPAERAELEAWFDRIAAALAAEPRGFTHRDYQSRNLMVLPGGEQVVIDFQDALLGPRQYDLVALLRDSYVELDQPFIEAMLRRYLDRLAAAGGPRLEYAPFRSTFDLLTVQRKLKDAGRFVFIDRVRHNPGFLVSIPSSLRYVREALARRPDLAPLQALLARHVPELAP; translated from the coding sequence ATGAGCCAGGACCACGCCGCCACCGATCCCCGCGTCCGCGCCGCCGTCGGCCGCGCCACCGGGGTGGACGCCCGCGCACTGCCGGTGAAGCGGCTGGCGGGCCACGCCTCCATGCGCAGCTACTGGCGGGTGGGCGCGCCGCCGGCCTCCTGGGTGGTGATGGTGATGCCGCCGGGCGCCGGCCCGGAGGAGGTCACCAAGGGCGGGCGGCCGGCGGTGGACCCCTTCGTGGACGTGCAGGGCTACCTCTCGCGCCTGGGGGTGCGGGTGCCGGCCATCCTGGCCTTCGAGGAGGCCGCGGGGCTGATGGTGCTGGAGGACCTGGGCGACGACATGCTGGAGACGCGCCTGCTGGCCGGCGACGACCGGGCCGCCCTCTACGGGCGGGCCGTCGACCAGCTGGCCCGGCTGCGGGCCGCCGCCGAGGCGGCGCCGCGGGGCTGCCTGGCCTTCGACCGCGCCTTCGACGAGGACCTCTACCGCTGGGAGCTGCACCACTTCCGCGAGTGGCTGCTGGAGGCCTGGAAGGGCGCCACCCTGGCGCCGGCCGAGCGGGCCGAGCTGGAGGCCTGGTTCGACCGCATCGCCGCCGCCCTGGCCGCCGAGCCGCGCGGCTTCACCCACCGCGACTACCAGTCGCGCAACCTGATGGTGCTGCCGGGCGGGGAGCAGGTGGTCATCGACTTCCAGGACGCGCTGCTGGGGCCGCGCCAGTACGACCTGGTGGCGCTGCTGCGCGACAGCTACGTGGAGCTCGACCAGCCCTTCATCGAGGCCATGCTGCGCCGCTACCTCGACCGGCTGGCGGCGGCGGGCGGGCCCAGGCTGGAGTACGCCCCGTTCCGCTCGACCTTCGACCTGCTGACGGTGCAGCGGAAGCTCAAGGACGCCGGGCGCTTCGTCTTCATCGACCGCGTGCGCCACAACCCGGGGTTCCTGGTCTCCATCCCCTCGTCGCTCCGGTACGTCCGCGAGGCCCTGGCGCGGCGGCCGGACCTGGCGCCGCTGCAGGCCCTGCTGGCGCGCCACGTGCCGGAGCTGGCGCCGTAG
- a CDS encoding cyclic nucleotide-binding protein codes for MSLRLTDLGPDERAALGASPLLAQLAEADLTVLLAHAGRVALPAGARVHGEADAGRHLSVILTGHASWRREQLSVRRLSPGDHFGELTLLGERHLGEVVTSETPLTVLRLGTTGLSALEAEAPQAALKLAHALADELGREVARLTGDMGLLLRGRSLPRASAVAVTVGGVPRQVPTGTRLKDLLPAEVDGALVVAGLLGERPVSLSTPVFTDTVVTPLTVAHWEGRQIYSQSVGLLLLEAALMEAPLLRVRLGPSRGLTQVVQVEGGQDGTAADLAGRLAEAMRRHAATDAPFRLEYWATDEALAWFQQRGWTDAARLLRLRRQATVRLVSCGECYALSMGPLLPSTGLIQGFTLTPHPEGLALGLGERDPRTRGRPAAATPPATRDGDMAGEHQRWLTAMGVDSVGALSELCIDGRVSQLIRVAEGFHEKRISRIADQIAAARDRVRIISIAGPSSSGKSTFIKRLTVQLQIDGVNPVALGLDDYYVDRERTPRDERGEWDFEALTALDLPLLQDHVRRLLAGETVKTPRYDFLTGLSRPGAGHELTLRPGDALMLEGIHGLNPGLLGPIPRQGELFRVFIHPATSLPFDRLTRVSTTDLRLLRRIVRDRHQRGYKAAENIARWPSVQAGERAHIFPFQHQADAVFDSALVYEPAVLKIFAERYLLEVPPDHPAFPTAHRLRYLVDRFVSIHPEHVPPTSLLREFIGGSGFEY; via the coding sequence ATGTCGCTCCGCCTCACCGACCTCGGCCCGGACGAGCGCGCTGCGCTGGGCGCCAGCCCGCTGCTGGCCCAGCTGGCGGAGGCCGACCTCACGGTCCTGCTGGCCCACGCCGGGCGGGTGGCGCTGCCGGCGGGCGCCCGGGTGCACGGGGAGGCCGACGCGGGGCGCCACCTCTCGGTGATCCTCACCGGCCACGCCAGCTGGCGGCGCGAGCAGCTGTCGGTGCGCCGCCTCTCCCCGGGCGACCACTTCGGCGAGCTGACCCTGCTCGGCGAGCGCCACCTGGGCGAGGTGGTCACCAGCGAGACCCCGCTCACGGTGCTGCGCCTCGGCACCACCGGCCTCTCGGCGCTGGAGGCCGAGGCGCCGCAGGCGGCCCTCAAGCTGGCCCACGCCCTGGCCGACGAGCTGGGGCGCGAGGTGGCCCGCCTCACCGGCGACATGGGGCTCCTCCTGCGCGGCCGCTCGCTGCCGCGCGCCAGCGCCGTCGCGGTCACGGTGGGGGGCGTGCCCCGCCAGGTGCCCACCGGCACCCGGCTCAAGGACCTCCTGCCGGCCGAGGTGGACGGCGCCCTGGTGGTGGCCGGCCTGCTGGGCGAGCGGCCGGTCTCGCTCTCCACGCCGGTCTTCACCGACACGGTGGTGACCCCGCTCACGGTGGCGCACTGGGAGGGGCGGCAGATCTACTCGCAGTCGGTCGGCCTCCTCTTGCTGGAAGCCGCCCTGATGGAGGCGCCGCTGCTGCGGGTCCGGCTGGGCCCCTCGCGCGGCCTCACCCAGGTGGTGCAGGTGGAGGGCGGCCAGGACGGCACCGCCGCCGACCTGGCCGGCCGGCTGGCCGAGGCCATGCGCCGCCACGCCGCCACCGACGCCCCCTTCCGCCTGGAGTACTGGGCCACCGACGAGGCGCTGGCCTGGTTCCAGCAGCGCGGCTGGACCGACGCGGCCCGGCTGCTCCGGCTGCGCCGCCAGGCCACGGTGCGGCTGGTCTCCTGCGGCGAGTGCTACGCGCTCTCCATGGGGCCGCTCCTCCCCTCCACCGGGCTCATCCAGGGCTTCACGCTCACGCCCCACCCGGAGGGGCTGGCGCTGGGCCTGGGCGAGCGCGACCCGCGCACCCGCGGCCGCCCGGCCGCGGCGACCCCGCCGGCCACCCGCGACGGCGACATGGCGGGCGAGCACCAGCGCTGGCTCACCGCCATGGGCGTGGACAGCGTGGGGGCCCTCTCGGAGCTGTGCATCGACGGGCGGGTCTCGCAGCTCATCCGGGTGGCCGAGGGCTTCCACGAGAAGCGCATCTCGCGCATCGCCGACCAGATCGCCGCCGCCCGCGACCGGGTCCGCATCATCTCCATCGCCGGCCCGTCCTCCTCCGGCAAGTCCACCTTCATCAAGCGGCTCACCGTCCAGCTGCAGATCGACGGCGTCAACCCGGTGGCCCTGGGGCTCGACGACTACTACGTGGATCGCGAGCGGACCCCGCGCGACGAGCGGGGCGAGTGGGACTTCGAGGCGCTCACCGCGCTCGACCTGCCGCTCCTGCAGGACCACGTGCGCCGCCTGCTGGCCGGCGAGACGGTCAAGACGCCGCGCTACGACTTCCTCACCGGCCTGAGCCGCCCGGGCGCCGGCCACGAGCTGACGCTGCGCCCCGGCGACGCCCTCATGCTGGAGGGGATCCACGGCCTCAACCCCGGGCTGCTGGGGCCCATCCCGCGCCAAGGCGAGCTCTTCCGCGTCTTCATCCACCCGGCCACCAGCCTGCCCTTCGACCGGCTGACCCGCGTCTCCACCACCGATCTCCGCCTGCTGCGCCGCATCGTGCGCGACCGCCACCAGCGCGGCTACAAGGCGGCCGAGAACATCGCCCGCTGGCCCTCGGTGCAGGCCGGCGAGCGGGCCCACATCTTCCCCTTCCAGCACCAGGCCGACGCGGTCTTCGACTCGGCCCTGGTGTACGAGCCGGCGGTGCTCAAGATCTTCGCCGAGCGCTACCTGCTGGAGGTGCCGCCCGACCACCCGGCCTTCCCCACCGCCCACCGGCTGCGCTACCTGGTGGACCGCTTCGTCTCCATCCACCCCGAGCACGTCCCCCCCACCTCCCTGCTGCGCGAGTTCATCGGCGGCAGCGGCTTC